Below is a genomic region from Gillisia sp. Hel_I_86.
GAATTAAAGTTATCCAGCATGAAGATGCCGAAGGTAAATTGAAAGAGATCTATGACGGAATTGTAGAAAGTCGTGGTCAGTTGGCCGAAGTTCTAAAAATCCAAAGTTTGCGCCCAGAGAGCATTGTGAAACACGTAGATCTTTATATGGAGATCATGTTCACAAGGTCTGAACTTTCGCGAGCGCAAAGAGAAATGATTGCTGTAATTGTATCTATAGCCAATAAATGCATTTATTGTGCAACTCATCATGGGAATGCACTATATCATTATTGGAAAGATGAAGAGAAA
It encodes:
- a CDS encoding peroxidase-related enzyme (This protein belongs to a clade of uncharacterized proteins related to peroxidases such as the alkylhydroperoxidase AhpD.), translating into MSRIKVIQHEDAEGKLKEIYDGIVESRGQLAEVLKIQSLRPESIVKHVDLYMEIMFTRSELSRAQREMIAVIVSIANKCIYCATHHGNALYHYWKDEEKLKILKTNYQVLAISEKEMALCDFAHLLTLHPEANNKTDLTENLRNTGWSDAAILDATLVVSYFNFVNRMVLTLGVELEEDEGKNYKY